Genomic segment of Gopherus flavomarginatus isolate rGopFla2 chromosome 2, rGopFla2.mat.asm, whole genome shotgun sequence:
CCGGCTGCTCCGAACCGCGcttgctgggggcggggcctcccCCCGTTCGTTGCCGCGCGCCCGGCCCGTCACTCACCGGCCCGGCCGACTTCCTCCGCTTCCCGGTTTGAATCGGCCCGCGCGGACACTGCGCAGGCGCAGGCGGATGACGTAAAGCGACTGGGGGAGAGTGAGCGGCTACGGGGGCCGAGAGGCGGCgggggccggggcccctttccgaGTGCCTGAGCCAGGGCGGGGTCGCCTTGGTTACAGCGGGGCGGCCCCGGGCCTGGCCACAGCGCGGGGCAGGCGAGGCTGCGGGGCGGGAGCgaggggcagcggcagagctgggtggggagcccggggcggggcggggcggggcgggagcgAGGGGCACCGCAGGGCTGAGGTGGGAGCCCGGGGTTGGGATCtcgggggctgcggggcaggattGAGGGACGTGCCGCGCTCTGGCTGTGGGAGGCTTGtacagcccctgcctgcagctggcTCGCCCCGGCCAGTGTCACAGGTCGGGTCCCCTGTCCAGGGTGCACGCAGACGCTCCAACCCCTTCTCTAGCGGGTTGTGTTTTCTTAAACAGACACCAGCCTAATCCTCAGCTACTGAGGGACACTCTCTGCTCAGTGACAAATTTTGCTTTCCACGACCAAATGTctaaacttttcatgagtgatgtaacTGAATACTTGGAGTCTAATATCTaagccggggtaggcaacctatggcacaggtgtcaaaggcggcacatgagctgatttttcagtggcactcacactgcccaggtcctggccaccggtccaggggggctctgcattttaatctaattttaaatgaagctgcttaaacattttaaaaaccttatttagtttacgtacaacaatagtttagttctacattatagacttatagaaagagaccttctaaaaatgttaatatattACTAGCAAGCAAAGCCTTACATCAAAGTGAATAAAAGAAGACTTGGCACACagcttttgaaaggttgccgacctgtaatctaaactgtattgttaaatgtaTTCACCTACATTTGGGCTGTTGCTGACTGTGTACTCTATGTAGCatgtgactttaaaaacaaactttgtatttgtggataatctaagcactctggcataaccctaggtaactcggaaaggtggtagaccacaagtgtcaatgaagccctcctgttgtaggcctcaaggaatcaatgttcctccatgttaaaacACTTTGTGtcacctagtgtaacctaatatgttaagaactgtaaaatgtagtgttagcagttagttttcggttgtaacagccagttctctgctgtaatacattaaaGCTAGGTTAAAGCatgctcaaggccgttttaagatactgtatacatgtctcggcggggggggggaggaagggggaagacaaaagattgaatgagaaaagatactgcagctggatgggaaaggagggggggagtgagaaatcagctagtcagcaagaaagttttgtagtaaacaactgggatataaaaggaagaaactgcttgttttaggggttCAGGATTTGAGATTattatttctcccttgcaccttatttgagctcaaataaacttggctgTTTGCTTCTCCatcctggtgtgtttattggcgcggcacaccaggcgacggaccccaccgctgttgcttggcctcaggcagttatctgccagcAACACCTAGATATACAGATGTTCTTTTCCCAACATATGCATTAGAGTTTTTTTaatattagctttaataaaaattttacatTTGTCCCGGGAGGAACATAGCACCAGTTTGGGACTGTTTAGTGTTGGCAAATAGCCATTTATTCTAGCTGGCTTCTCATACTTCTCTCACTCTGTTATAGTTTCCTGTACTGAATGGGAGGTAAggaagggtgggattttccaaggAGGTGCAGGGTGTTGGGAGATGGATAGCGAACTCTGGGCTCCTCTGAAAAGCTGGCCTGAATGCCAGAGGTGGGAGTGAGAGGAGAGAAAATGGCCCAGGACTGGGAGAGAAGCTGGATAGGCGtccacagccctggagcacccaggggaaaaaattagctgcagccccagccagggctcaGCAGTTCCTAGCTCCtaggcagccctgccccccactgatcAGCTGGTAGATGGCTGCATTAATTGCCTATGAGCTGTTCAACTTTTGTagcctctgggcttgctgcagtagaggctgacccaccccTGTGTCAGCCCtcggtggggagggggggccctgctccagcagcctcagggagctgctccagccagggttaggggtgggtgaggggggagcgcAGAGCTCCCTCTCATGGGCAGGGGGTATAGTAGGCCTCCGCCCCCACCCCATGGCCAGCTTGCCTCCTGCagggactcagggctggtgctggggggtcTGGTGCTGCCGTCTGGCGCTCTGGGGCCACCTGAGCACCGGGACTGGGGGCACGGCGACTGCATTGCCCGGCCTCCTGAgcaccagggctgggggctgcctaaggctgggggtgtggggaccGTGCTGCCCAGACTCCCGGGGCTGGGGCACTGTGGCTGTGGCACACCAGGGCTGGGGCCTTGCCCCGCCTCCCCTGGGGGCTgcagttggggttctttgggctcCTGCAAGGGAGGGGGAGGTAGATGGAAAGGGTGGGGGACAGAAGGGGAAGGACCGGGGGTTAGTCTCCCTGGGCAGCTGGGTCACTGGCCAGGTCACTGGCCGCCTATGCCCCCTCTGCTCTGCACAAACCCAGCCTGATCAGCAGCAGTGAGACCCACctgctacaggacaggcccaacaaagaaaataacagaacgccactagccgtcaccttcagcccccaactaaaacctctccagcgcatcatcaaagatctacaacctatcctgaaagatgatgcctcactctcacagatcttgggagacaggccagtcctcacttatagacagccccccaatctgaagcaaatactcaccagcaaccacataaCAAAAACGCTAACCcagaaacctatccttgcaacaaagcccaatgccaactctgtccacatatctattcaagtgacaccatcataggacctaaccacatcagccatgccatcagggctcgtacacctgcacatctaccaacgtgatatatgccatcatgtgccagcaatgcccctcttccatgtacattggccaaactggacagtctctgcacaaaagaataaatggacacaaatctgacatcaggaatcataacattcaaaaaacagtagaccacttcaacctctctggtcattcagtaacagacttaaagttggcaattttgcaacagaaaagcttcaaaacagactccaatgagaaactgctgaatttgaattaatatgcaaattagacaccattaatttgggcttgaatagagactgggagtggctgggtcattataaAAATTgactctatttccccatgttaagtatcctcacacctcttgtcaactgtctgaaatgggccatcttgattatcgctacaaaagtttttttctcctgctgataatagctcatcttaattagcctcttagagttggtatggcaacttccacctttttgatgttctctgtatgcaggggcggctctagcttttttgctgccccaagcatggcaggcaggctgcctttggcggcgaGCAGGTGGGCAAGCGGGTGGGCAAGTGGCAGGTGGGCAAAGAGGtgagcagtgagccagcaggggttCTAGGGGTGGGCATGGGGGTTTGAGGGGAATGATCTGCCACTTTAGCTATCACCTCTGCCCTCCTCCTGGTCTCACCATTCCCCCAGTAGGGCTGGAAGGGCCATGGGAAGAAAGGAGGATGGTAACTGATGGGCTGTGAGGAGCACATCCACCAGCTGGAGGCAGCAAGAGGAATAACAGGGACTCCCAGACTTTGTATCTACTTCAGGGAGCTAGCACAAAGGATGGGGCTCTGCTGAGCCCTCTGCAGTACAGGAGTGATGTTGATGTGTGGAATGGCCCATTCAGTGGAGTGTGCTCAGATGAATTAGGATGCTCCAAAGAGATGAATAGTCTCCGTCATGGAATACCATTGTTCAAGGTAATCACACGATACATATCAGTTTTAGAGCAACTGGAATATTAACATTTTCTTCTCACTGGGGGGAACAATATGCGAGGAACACCTGAGCCAAATTATTCCAAACTTGCACCATTGGCCCTGTTCTGGCATACCAATATCCTAGATAATCTCATtatgcatgtggattttagagtaCATTGAAAATTAAGAGCAGCTCATAATGCAGAGGGAGGACATGTATTGGGAACCTCTTGATCAAATGACCTAAATTTGCACCATAAATTCTGCCCCAGTTCCTGAATAGCTTTTTAATTATTGCATCCCCAGAAGGGAAGGGGGTGATGAAAATTATCCACGACTGATCTTGAGAGAGTAATATCAGGATCAGAGCCATAGTTTGAGCCCCAAGTatgtgtaaaaaacaaacaaacttataAGTAGTATAAAATTTGGATGTTGTGTGATTATTTTAGTGGGACTGTATCTCACTTACACGACCTCAAAAATCTTGACAACTAAACCAGTCCTGTGGCTATTTTCAAGACAAGATTTTTTTGGAGGCCTCTTTCCCCTAATCAGCTTTCTCTTACCCTAACCTATTCTGTCGTGCTCCCAGCAATCTGTTCTATATGTACTTGCAATGATGGAAAGGAAGAAATTTTCACACCCAGATCCAGTCTTTCAAACCCACAAAGTCAGCAGTTACCAGGtaggtgcaaccactaggcaaactaggcagccgcctgGGGCGGCAAGTGTTGGGGGCGCCCAGGACCGTCCTCAGGCATAGGCAGCTGGGCCATAAACCAGTTGGTAATTTGAATGTCAATGTTAACTGTTTCCCTGCTGACCAAAGCGTGTAGGGAAGGAGAGAGCCAATCCCATGGAGATCTGCACAGTCTGCTTCGAGTGGAGTGCTGCCGGGGCACTGACCATGCCTCGCACTGGTAATGTGGTGGCACTAGAAGTGGGCAGAGAACCACTTCCCTGCATCCTgtctgggctcctggaggtgagCCAGAGAAAGGGGAGTGAGGGACAAACAGGAAACAAGGGACCctctgtctactggatgttgGTTTTCATCCCTTGCTTGCTCCAGTGACTTGGTGAAGGTGCCCGGGAGGATCTGATCAGTTATCAAAGGGAGCGTGTAATGGGGCTTTGTTGAGCTGGGGGATATGCTTGGGTATGAGAAAAGGGCACTGGAAAGACTCTTCCTGGTGCGATGACTCAATCGTGTTGCAGTGTGATCTGTGGGAAACCTTCTGGGATGTGCTGGGGTTCCATCGGGTATTGATATAGCACCAGGGTACACAGCAGGGACATTGAGATATCGGGCGCTCTCTGTGATGTACCGGGGTACAGCCCAGACCAGTGGGGGGCTGTGCcacctgtgacaaagtgggaatgttcttaatgttttctctgaatactgtgcatgtgcctcagtttcccctgtgtggcattcaagtatctaggtggtgaTATAAGGGTGTGTGATGATTGCAGAGACCCCTAGCGGGCCGGTGTGACTGCCGGCTGCCTGGGCACAGAGAACGACAGCCACGCTGTACCCTGGCAACTGAGAGCTGGAGCCAGCCCAAGGTGTTGGAGAGCAAAGAGACCAGGTGACCTGTTTGCctgggaaagagagaaaggatggaggaggggcaagaggggtgtctcaggctgggctACTGGTCTGGGACTcagcggggagggccctgggctctggatactgccaccccactcccccccccccccgcgccctaGTGGACTTTGCTAAATCTTCCTGATTTCAGTGCTAACAATCTCTGTTCTACGCTGTGTTCCTGGCGACTAATAAACCTTTGTTACAcgttggctgagagtcactggtggggggggggaagggccctTTGCGGGTGTGTGAGACTTCCTCAGGTGCCCCATCCAGGAGATGTTTGGTGGCAGTGAAAGCATTGGGATACCTGAGGAAGGAGGTTTCTCTGGCAGGGACATCAGActgttggggtggagggggtcaCTGGCAGAGGTGTTGGGATAGCATGGAGGGGTGTTTGCCAGTGGGGACATTTGGGGGACAGGGACTTTGCCAGCAGGGCAGTGGGAAAGGGGGATATGTGGAGAGAAGTGAATCACTAGCAGGGATGGTGGGATATTGCGAGGGGGCGGCATTGGAATAGCACAAAATGAAGCATAACATGTTGGGTTATCACAGAGGCTATTCAATGTGCTGTGCTCTGTCTTTGGATACGTGGAAGGGCGAAATGGAGTGTGCAGCTAGTGTTAAGGGGGAACCAAGTGTTTCCATAGGTGCTGGAGGGTGATTTGGTTTTGATGAAgactgttgtgataattgggccaaCAAATTTACCCTGCGTGTGAGTTCAGCTGTAAAAAATGAGAGTGAATTTATAAGATGTGACAACAGCCTATAAGAACAAACATTGCTGAGTGAAAGTCCGAATGGGAGACTGAATTAGTTCCGACAGAGAGGCTTCCTGATccaactcaaggactgtgttacgATCATGCCTGGTAACAAGAAAAGTATGGAATCGGAAACCAGTGAACTAGAACTGGTGAGTTGAAACTAATTGGTGGACGAACTAATGTGGGGCTTTAGAGACTTGGGGGAGAAAAATTGGTTACTGGAGCGAGCTTCACCACCATGGTTGCCATCCCCACCATCTGGGACAGTGGGACGCCATCCTTCCTGATCTTGAGTGATGTCCTGACCAGACGAGGCCAGAGACAGGGACCCAgacccagctccagctgaatcccaaccaccaAGTGGGATGTgaaactttgtctctctctctccagcccacgtgtccttttctttccctccctttgttcttctctgtgctagtcttctccttttcccttctgcctaacaagagtctggcttagccaggATATTTGGTAGCACTGCTGTAaacctgtgaccagaaagaggcagctaaaagcaacGGCCTATCCAGCCTGATgatggtacaagtttgccaggccTTGAAATGGTTGTAAGTGAGAGTCacatcagagacagaagctgcattttctacctTCCCTGTTCTTGTCTCCCCCCTTTTGTGGGTTTGTCGTCTTAGGaaatgggatcagactttaaGAGCAGCAGCAAGGACAGCTCCAGCTCATTTCCACTAGCTtctcctcttttccccaaaaggacagttattgctGTCACAGGCATCAGCTCAACCCcctctcagccccaggccctgccccgactccaccccttgccctgcctcttcctgctctgccccagtccctgcccccactccaccccttgccccccttcttcctgcccctgctctgccccaggccctgcccccactccatcctttatcccacctcttcctgcttccCCTCAGgtcccacccctactccaccccttgccccacctcttcctgctcctactgtgccccagaccccgcccccactccacatctttccccaaggccccacctccgcccctcctcttcctgcccagttctcccctgagcgtgccacatccccgctcctccccctcccttgcagcgcctcctgcacgccatagaacagctgatctgtggtgggcgggaggcacagggagagaggggaaggagttgatcagtgAGGCAGATGGGAGGAgctaagggggagggggagagctggctgccagtgggtgctaagcacctgctatTTCTTTttgtgagtgctccagccctgagtcGGCACCTAAGATTGCCTGTCGTTGTTACCGTCTAAGGGCATGGCAACACTTGCggttgtacagcactttgagttaaacctgccttcgtacagctgagtagggaaagcactgcagtctgtccacactgcactGCGTGCTGTCagtgcactggcatggccacatttgcagcatttgcagcggcattgggagtggtgcattatgggcagctatcccagcattcaagtggctgcaatgtgcttttcaaaagggggggtggggtggagtgtgactgGGAGTGTggtgggagagagagtgggtttttggggtgctgagagtgtgtcagcacgctgtcttgtaagttcagacccctttcactcactgaaagcaaacagcagctgtttctttcTCATAGACCAGAAAAGCAGCCGCTTGCCAAAACAgacacccccccaccctgccaccgCTTTCTTCAAGCAAACATTAGCTGTCGGCACTCCAAACAGAGCCCCCCTGCCTCCCTCTTACTCATTCAAAGCAAatggtagctgtgtttgtttttttttgataagcagccctcaaaacagagctttgaaagggcactcCTTCCtcctgagttcacaacaaaacaagagaGGATGCTTcagttaaaaggattatggggaaTTTCCGGAGGTCAATCAGTGTGTAATAACGTTACTCCCTGCTTACACTGGAGCAGCAGCGTCTCAGCCAATACGCAACAGCTGttattcctctcggggaggtggagtaccagcagcgctgtagccgaGGAGACACAGCActgtacgtgccttgccagtgtggacggggagtgaggtaCAGCGCTCTGGGAagctttattgcactgtaactggCAAGTGTAACCAAGGcctaagagactgtcaaatgGGGCTTTTTCCTCCtaaaacctctctccagcccaagggaaagggaacaaggaatATAGTTCAAACAGATGCTTGTAGAAGGAGGCAGAGGGCTTGGCCATGAGCTGGAAGTTGTAGTTGTGAGACATGAGCAGCCAGGCCTTGCCTTACTTAACACTTTGCATTTCAATGGCTTTAACTGATTTTTCCATCTTttctggtgtcaagtatcagaggggtagccgtgttagtctggatctgtaaaagcagcaaagagtcctgtggcaccttatagattaacagacgtattggagcatgagctttcgtgggtgaatacccacttcgtcgaatgcatgtagtggaaatttccagaggcaggtataaatatgcaggcaagaatcagtctagagataacgaggtcagttcatcagggaggatgaggccctcttttaGCAGCTGAGATGTGAATGCTGACAaagtgaatattcacccacgaaagctcatgctccaaaacatctataagatgccacaggactctgtcgctttgtccatcttttctgtatctttagtaAATGGTTAAAATGTTTCCAGGTGGGTTTGCCTGGTAtggagcaggctgaggtctctgcaaACAAAACCTGTTGAACCTTGGAacttggacagtgactgggttatgttaacacctttggcccataTAGTCCATCCGAATTCCTACAACAGACTCCGCATGCTTGGGGAGTCAGTGGAATACGTTTGGAGGGAGGGGGTCGTCTCGGCAGAGATTCAGTCCCTTGGCCCAGAAGTGATGGGGTCAGGTGTTTATCAATGGAGATTTGCCAAAGCTTTTATTTGAACCAGTAGAGCAAAGCCCTTGAGAACAGATGTACACTTGTGCAAAAATACTGGAGCATTTTTGGGACCAGGAAGTTCATCTGACTTGGCTTTAAATGTACAGCGCCTTCTGCATGCCCTCTGTCCCCAGGTCTCTCCACGCCCGGGGCACACAGGGTGGCATCTCCGGCAAGCCCTGATGGCCCTGCCCCGGCTCAGTGAAGCTGTTCTGGCTCCGCTCTGATATCAGTGGCATGGTCTGACTCCCAGTAGTGATTCTGTGCCGCAGATGATGGGCTGGGCTATCAGACCCACAGCATAATCGGCTGCTCAGTGCCGCAGACCCGCACACTGTCTTGCTACTTGCTGCACTGTAGAGCCCTGACTTGCTCCATCACTTCCAGGAACTCTCTCGTTGCCTGGGCATGAGCAGCAGGCTCCAGTGCCAGACGCTGGAAGAGGTTGAGGGGCTCGGCATTCCGGAAGGCTTTGGGGACAGGAATGTGGCTGGCCAGGGTGCTGTTTCCAATCAGGAAGTGGTAGAGGCATTTCTCCTCCAGGCTACGGCGCAGGTACGAGAGGATGTCCTGCAGCCTCTGAGCTAGCTGTTCCGGGCGCCATTCCGACAGCGGCAGGAGGGGCAGTAGGTGCATCAGGGCTGTTTTGAAGTGGTAGGTGGTAAGGATCCTGTTCTCCAGGGTGGGCAGCCTGCATTCCTTGAGGTGGATGAGGATCTGGAGGCATTTCAGGTGACAGCTATCCTTTGGGGCGTACCTACTCACCAACTGGAAGAACATCATTTCTTGGACAGCGAAGGTCTCTAGCCAGACTGTGCTGCTCGGGGGGCCCGTCTCAGCCCCGTGGCTGGCCAGGAAGACCAGAGAGTCTCCCCGCTGCACCCCGAGTATGATCTCGATGGAGAGGGCCCTCCTGGACTCGCAAGCCAGGCTGAGCttgcaggaggaggtggagggCTGGGGTGTGAGCTGGAAGCTGTAGTTATGAGCCACAAGGGCCCAGGCCTTGCCTACCAGACTGTGGAACCAGAGGATGGTTTTTTCCACATCCAGGTGGGAGCTAGTGCACAAGAGGTGCACGCGGAAGGGCCCCTGCATGTTGTCACTCAGGTCTTCCTCAGCATGGTGCAGGAGGCAGACCACATCCCCCAGCAGCCTCTCCCTTTTGCACACGCACTCCAGCTCCACCAGGATGTGGCCGTGCTTCTCCAGAGCGCCCTCCACATTCTCCATCTCCAGGCGGAAGGAGTGCCCCTTGGGTGGCAGCAGGGGCACGAGCACCCGGTAGGCCTCGGAGTCCCTATGGGGGCACCAGCCTTCGAAGGCACTGGCCACGCCAATGCAGTTCTCCAGCTGTGGGAGGAAGGTCTGGTAGGTGAGGACTTGGCAGACCTCCAGCAGGCTGTTCACCAGGCCTTCCACAAACTTGCAGGTGCTGACCAGGTCCTCGGACACTCCCTGGAAGTGCTGTTCATAAAAGTGCTCCAGGGCCGCTCTGTCGGGGAAGTCGGGATGCTGAGTGCAGGAGCCCCCGGGCGCTGCTTCAGCagcgtcctcctcctcctcactgctggCATCCTCGCTGCTGGAGTCGTAGCTGGACTCGGGCTCCAGGCTTGGCCTGCAGAGCTCAAAGAGCAGGATAATGACCAGGAGCCCACAGGACCATCCATTCCAGACCACGTCGTTGGGCTCCTGCTTGGCTGCCACCCTCAGCGCCGTGGCCCCCTCCTCCCTCTGACTCTGGTTTGGCCCCAGGCTCTGGTGTGGGCCCGGCCTCTCCTCTTGGTTCCTCTGCTCAAACTCCAACTGCAGGCGCGTCATCTCCAgggccagctgctgctcctgctgctgtgccCGCTGCACCGTTGCCGGGTCCTGCTTGTCGCTGACCATCAGGGGGTGGTGCACGATGACCAGCACTGCCAGGAAGAGCAGGCTGCCCACAGCCATGGcctggagaaggggagagaaaaccACTCAGGGGGCATAGGAGGGAAAGGTTGGGGAAGGGGTATCCTGCCCCCCCTTCCACCTCTGCCAGAGCTTTGGGCAGCACCCCCAGGTGCCTGGCTGGGTGCTGCAGGAGCTGTACTGGGAGAGCACACGGCCTCCTCCACGAGGCACCGCAGGCCTGGAGCCAGCGTTTCACACACCCTGGCCCAGGCTGGGACTGGGAGAGGTCATCTCCCCTCCAGGCgagggggtgggagcagggagtTCATTCTCTGATGGGTGATTTGGGGAGTGGGTGAGCCTGGGGGCTctgaaggaaggagagagggattTGGTGTCTAGGGGGCAGGAAGCTATGAAGtaagtggggtttgggcccctcggATGGGTCAGGAGGATGGAGGCCGGGTGGGGTATCTGGAGTCTAGACCCTGGGTTTGGAGGAAGGTTGCTTGTGCTGCTGGAGTCGTGGGAGAATGTGGGGGTCAAATTCCAGGTGCATTAGGCATGCTGGCTCTGAGTCATGGGTGGGATTTTCTGTTCCATTTGGTCCTGAATCTGCAAATTTGTTTGATACCAGCCTGAGTCTGACCGCGGGTCTCTGCCAAGACACATCTTAGTGCTATACCATTTGGAAGCTAATTGCTGGCGAATTAGGGAGGTCGGAAtagtccactggagtcaatgggatcaTGATCTAAACAACTCCCTGATGTGGGGGAGCTTTGGagtccaccccagcccccacagcCATGAGTCTCATGTAGCCCCACAGGAGCTGGAAGCTGAGCGCTGTCTCATTGCCTTGAGGAGCTGCGTTCTGTCAGTTTCCTCTCTCTGGAACCACGGGGCTATCGTTAGCTGGGTACAAACGGTTCAGATTGTCCCATCTCTCACTTAGAATGTGGGTCAGTGACCCAGGCTCCAAAGCCAACTGCTTTCCAAGACAATTGGTCCCTTAGTCGAAGGGCTGGAATTTATAGCGGAGCCAAAGAAATTCAAATTGCTGATAGGCAGCATCTGGGCCACTTGCAGTTAAATAATTCTGCCTACCCTTAAGCTTAGGAACAGCTAGTTACTAACTAGCCATT
This window contains:
- the ITPRIPL1 gene encoding inositol 1,4,5-trisphosphate receptor-interacting protein-like 1; this translates as MAVGSLLFLAVLVIVHHPLMVSDKQDPATVQRAQQQEQQLALEMTRLQLEFEQRNQEERPGPHQSLGPNQSQREEGATALRVAAKQEPNDVVWNGWSCGLLVIILLFELCRPSLEPESSYDSSSEDASSEEEEDAAEAAPGGSCTQHPDFPDRAALEHFYEQHFQGVSEDLVSTCKFVEGLVNSLLEVCQVLTYQTFLPQLENCIGVASAFEGWCPHRDSEAYRVLVPLLPPKGHSFRLEMENVEGALEKHGHILVELECVCKRERLLGDVVCLLHHAEEDLSDNMQGPFRVHLLCTSSHLDVEKTILWFHSLVGKAWALVAHNYSFQLTPQPSTSSCKLSLACESRRALSIEIILGVQRGDSLVFLASHGAETGPPSSTVWLETFAVQEMMFFQLVSRYAPKDSCHLKCLQILIHLKECRLPTLENRILTTYHFKTALMHLLPLLPLSEWRPEQLAQRLQDILSYLRRSLEEKCLYHFLIGNSTLASHIPVPKAFRNAEPLNLFQRLALEPAAHAQATREFLEVMEQVRALQCSK